One window of Candidatus Micrarchaeota archaeon genomic DNA carries:
- a CDS encoding DUF929 family protein yields the protein MKKEYLIYIIVGVIVVIGIAAYVLLRSSGCSACGKQVSGSYIQGMYNIANNYTLADNIGTGAIVPGPQANLPKHVNATPLTSNGKPEILYVGGDYCPYCAITRWGLILALMRFGNFTSLNYMESTSRDIYPNTATFSFSGYGYSSSLVSFDAFELYDRNEQNITSVNFTQKDQFLLARYSGGGIPFIDFANSTVQSGSVISPQIIQGEDWSQVLADLSNQNSVVAQEIIGNANIFTAYICASNQTLNSTAYACKQPYVRKVLG from the coding sequence ATGAAAAAGGAATACTTGATTTACATAATAGTCGGGGTTATAGTCGTAATAGGGATAGCGGCATATGTGCTGCTCAGGTCTTCTGGGTGCAGCGCTTGCGGGAAGCAGGTAAGCGGATCCTACATCCAGGGAATGTACAATATAGCCAATAATTATACGCTTGCGGACAACATAGGCACAGGAGCCATAGTCCCAGGACCGCAGGCAAACCTGCCCAAGCACGTAAATGCAACACCGCTAACCTCAAACGGAAAGCCGGAGATACTCTACGTAGGAGGGGACTACTGCCCGTATTGCGCAATCACAAGGTGGGGACTCATACTTGCGCTTATGAGGTTCGGCAACTTCACAAGCCTGAACTACATGGAGTCTACGAGCAGGGACATATATCCGAATACCGCGACATTCTCGTTCTCTGGTTACGGATACAGCAGCAGCCTTGTCAGCTTTGATGCTTTCGAATTATATGACAGGAATGAACAGAACATAACGTCAGTGAATTTCACCCAGAAAGACCAGTTCCTTTTGGCTAGATATTCAGGGGGCGGGATACCCTTCATCGATTTTGCAAATAGCACAGTGCAGAGCGGCTCAGTGATAAGCCCGCAGATAATCCAAGGAGAGGACTGGAGCCAGGTGCTTGCGGATCTTTCGAACCAGAATTCCGTAGTCGCGCAGGAGATAATAGGAAATGCAAACATATTCACGGCATATATATGTGCGAGCAACCAGACGCTAAATTCAACGGCATATGCGTGCAAGCAGCCTTATGTAAGGAAGGTACTGGGCTGA
- a CDS encoding Rid family detoxifying hydrolase: MDIKKITAADAPKPVGPYSQAILAGKFVLCSGQIGINPKTGTLVEGGVENETDQTMKNITAILSEAGAGLEDVVKTEIYLSDINDYKKFNDVYSKYFNTDPQPARQTAGVSALPKGAKVEISCTAYLD; the protein is encoded by the coding sequence ATGGATATTAAAAAAATAACCGCAGCAGATGCGCCGAAACCCGTAGGCCCGTATTCGCAAGCTATACTTGCAGGCAAATTCGTTCTCTGCTCCGGCCAAATAGGGATAAACCCAAAGACAGGGACCCTTGTGGAAGGCGGCGTGGAAAATGAAACGGACCAAACGATGAAAAATATCACTGCAATCCTTTCTGAGGCAGGTGCAGGGCTAGAAGACGTTGTAAAGACCGAAATATACCTTTCTGATATCAATGATTACAAGAAATTCAACGATGTCTACTCCAAGTATTTCAATACGGATCCACAGCCTGCAAGGCAAACTGCAGGGGTTTCAGCACTGCCAAAGGGCGCAAAGGTAGAAATTTCATGCACAGCCTATTTGGATTGA
- the sufC gene encoding Fe-S cluster assembly ATPase SufC: MMLEIKDLHVSVEGKEIIKGLNLRMKQGETHVIMGPNGSGKSTLARTIMGHPKSVVTKGDILVDNQSILGLTTDRRAKLGLFMQFQNPVEVEGVGFINFLHLAKQSSGDSAVSTKDFMKDIKSNISELKMGEDFLGRSLNQGFSGGEKKKAEVLQLSILKPKIAILDEPDSGLDIDAIKVVSNSVNNLAERIDLGLLIITHYSRILSFIKPQVVHVMVDGNIVAEGGNELIEKLEKEGYNTYIDPK; encoded by the coding sequence ATGATGCTGGAAATAAAGGATCTGCATGTAAGCGTGGAAGGCAAGGAGATAATAAAGGGGCTCAACCTCAGGATGAAGCAGGGGGAGACGCACGTGATCATGGGGCCTAACGGCTCTGGAAAGAGCACGCTTGCAAGGACCATAATGGGGCACCCGAAATCCGTAGTCACGAAGGGGGACATACTCGTAGACAATCAGAGCATCCTGGGCCTGACTACTGACAGGCGTGCAAAGTTGGGGCTTTTCATGCAATTCCAGAATCCCGTAGAAGTCGAGGGCGTCGGGTTCATCAATTTCCTCCACCTTGCGAAGCAGTCTTCAGGCGATAGCGCAGTAAGCACAAAGGACTTTATGAAGGACATAAAGAGCAACATAAGCGAGCTGAAGATGGGCGAGGATTTCCTCGGAAGGTCCTTAAACCAGGGATTCTCCGGAGGCGAAAAGAAAAAGGCGGAAGTGCTGCAGCTATCGATACTGAAGCCCAAGATAGCGATCCTTGACGAGCCGGATTCGGGGCTTGACATAGACGCGATAAAGGTTGTATCGAATTCAGTGAACAATCTTGCGGAAAGGATTGACTTGGGGTTGCTCATAATAACCCACTACAGCAGGATACTTTCGTTCATAAAGCCGCAGGTTGTGCACGTCATGGTGGACGGCAATATAGTTGCGGAAGGGGGGAACGAGCTCATAGAAAAGCTTGAAAAAGAGGGCTACAATACATATATAGATCCTAAATAG
- a CDS encoding cysteine desulfurase, with protein sequence MAESIKYSKNEFKVENIRADFPNLKVEMNGKPLVYLDSAATSQRPRQVLEAMDGYYKTYNANIHRGIYRIAEKATEEYIDSKNKVAKFINGSSIEEIVYVRNATEAINLVALSWGNMNIEKEDHILISEMEHHSNMVPWMLLAKRKGASLDYIPLDRTNSKLDMAGFNKMLDKNPKIVAVTHASNVLGTVNDVKEITKKAHKKGAKVLIDGAQSVPHMKVDVREIDSDFFAFSAHKMLGPTGLGVLHAKAEILNGMDPVIGGGDMIKSVKYDSCSWNDLPWKFEAGTPNIAGAIGLGAAIDYLEYFGMDSIREHEKELTAYALEKLTKVKNVTIYGPGIKDLDARLGVIAFSIDKVHPHDVAQVLDAEGVAIRAGHHCAMPLVTQKLGVPALSRMSFYIYNKESEIDAAVEALEKVKKVFKVV encoded by the coding sequence ATGGCGGAGAGCATAAAGTACTCAAAAAATGAATTCAAGGTCGAAAATATAAGGGCTGATTTCCCGAACCTGAAGGTGGAAATGAACGGGAAACCCCTTGTTTATCTTGACAGCGCGGCAACCTCGCAAAGGCCGCGGCAGGTACTTGAGGCAATGGACGGCTACTACAAGACCTACAATGCAAACATACACCGCGGAATATACAGGATTGCGGAAAAGGCAACGGAGGAGTACATAGATTCCAAAAACAAGGTTGCAAAGTTCATAAACGGAAGCTCAATTGAGGAGATAGTATACGTAAGGAACGCAACGGAGGCCATAAACCTCGTGGCGCTTTCATGGGGCAACATGAACATAGAAAAGGAGGACCACATACTCATATCCGAGATGGAGCACCATAGCAACATGGTCCCTTGGATGCTGCTTGCAAAGAGGAAGGGCGCTTCGCTCGACTACATACCGCTTGACAGGACCAACAGCAAACTGGACATGGCCGGATTCAATAAGATGCTGGACAAAAATCCGAAGATAGTTGCAGTTACGCATGCCTCGAACGTGCTAGGCACTGTCAACGACGTAAAGGAGATAACGAAAAAGGCACACAAGAAAGGCGCAAAGGTCCTGATCGACGGCGCGCAGTCTGTGCCGCACATGAAAGTTGACGTTAGAGAAATAGATTCTGACTTTTTCGCCTTCTCCGCGCACAAGATGCTAGGCCCGACCGGGCTCGGGGTTCTGCATGCAAAGGCCGAGATACTCAATGGCATGGATCCGGTTATCGGAGGAGGGGACATGATAAAGAGCGTAAAATACGATTCCTGCAGCTGGAACGACCTGCCGTGGAAGTTCGAGGCTGGGACCCCGAATATAGCAGGTGCAATAGGGCTTGGGGCTGCAATAGACTATCTAGAATATTTCGGAATGGATAGCATAAGGGAGCATGAAAAGGAGCTTACAGCATACGCGCTTGAGAAACTCACGAAGGTGAAAAATGTCACCATATACGGCCCCGGAATCAAGGATCTTGATGCCAGGCTCGGGGTCATAGCATTCAGCATCGACAAAGTGCATCCGCATGATGTGGCGCAGGTACTTGATGCAGAAGGGGTAGCGATAAGGGCAGGGCATCATTGCGCCATGCCGCTGGTGACCCAAAAGCTCGGGGTTCCAGCTTTGTCAAGGATGAGTTTCTACATCTATAACAAGGAATCAGAAATAGATGCGGCAGTGGAGGCATTGGAGAAGGTCAAAAAGGTATTCAAGGTTGTGTGA
- a CDS encoding carbamate kinase, with amino-acid sequence MKTVVIALGGNALLDPSGKQSFSMENENIGRVSKSIAELCKNRNYRVVITHGNGSQVGDELMRNEHAKMQVPKLPLYILNAETQALIGSILETSLRNSLNAMKVRRSVCVILAHVLVDKEDGAFRNPSKQIGPFYGNKELGRELALGRFDYIKSGSKYRRVVSSPKPKGILELDPIKSEVSRHIVITCGGGGIPTVRKGKMFYGIDAVIDKDLTTQLLANSINAEKMIILTNTDYVYGNYGKHANRIKEVRASTIKRRLEKFENGTIRPKIEACVRFIENGGKEAYIGDVFSLDAILKRKSGTMIH; translated from the coding sequence ATGAAGACCGTCGTCATCGCGCTTGGAGGAAATGCGCTGCTTGATCCTTCCGGCAAGCAGTCCTTTTCCATGGAAAACGAAAACATAGGTAGGGTCTCAAAAAGCATTGCAGAGTTATGCAAAAACAGGAACTACAGGGTTGTCATAACACATGGCAATGGATCACAGGTTGGCGACGAGCTCATGAGGAACGAGCATGCAAAGATGCAAGTCCCGAAGCTCCCGCTGTACATCTTAAATGCCGAAACACAGGCCCTGATAGGAAGCATACTGGAAACCTCGTTGCGCAACAGCCTCAATGCAATGAAAGTGCGAAGGAGCGTTTGCGTAATACTAGCGCACGTCCTGGTTGATAAGGAGGATGGCGCTTTCAGGAACCCATCCAAGCAGATAGGCCCCTTTTATGGGAATAAGGAATTGGGACGGGAGCTTGCGCTCGGCAGATTTGACTACATAAAGTCCGGCTCAAAGTATCGCCGGGTGGTTTCATCCCCCAAGCCGAAGGGCATCCTTGAATTGGACCCCATAAAATCGGAGGTTTCAAGGCATATTGTGATAACCTGTGGTGGTGGAGGGATACCTACAGTGAGGAAGGGTAAAATGTTTTATGGGATCGATGCTGTGATTGACAAGGACCTTACAACGCAGCTGCTTGCCAATTCAATAAATGCCGAAAAGATGATAATACTCACGAATACTGACTATGTTTATGGGAATTACGGCAAGCATGCGAATAGGATAAAGGAGGTAAGGGCAAGTACAATCAAAAGGCGCCTTGAAAAATTTGAAAACGGTACGATAAGGCCCAAGATTGAGGCTTGCGTGAGGTTCATAGAGAATGGAGGAAAGGAGGCATACATAGGGGATGTTTTCAGCCTTGACGCCATATTGAAAAGAAAATCTGGAACGATGATTCACTGA
- a CDS encoding proline dehydrogenase family protein — translation MVSLNLNASAEKFIAGKWIAGYYLKDAVDRTAFLNSKGIGTSINFLGEDLSDRYKIKETMRTYTQLIKEIKRKKLKAQISLKPTQIGLSISYGEMRRNYLELVRLARENGVFVWLDMESPKCVSDTIRVYKSALRYGNTGICIQSYLKRSESDIKELIKRKAKIRLVKGAYKIKDDGIFDSRKAATHNYMLLMDMLFKHSNEFMIATHDIRIIERAIKLNKRYKRKMDFAMLNGIRNGYARYLANQGQKVYIYLPFGSDWIKFAYRRMIEQRHAYLILMSLFER, via the coding sequence ATGGTAAGTTTGAACTTGAATGCTAGCGCAGAAAAATTTATTGCGGGAAAATGGATTGCGGGATATTATCTGAAAGACGCGGTAGACAGGACGGCATTCCTCAATTCAAAAGGCATAGGCACGTCCATAAATTTTCTTGGGGAGGATCTGTCGGACCGCTATAAAATAAAGGAAACGATGCGTACTTACACCCAGTTGATAAAGGAGATAAAGAGAAAAAAACTCAAAGCCCAGATATCGTTAAAACCGACGCAAATAGGCCTCTCGATAAGCTACGGCGAAATGCGCCGCAATTACCTTGAGCTGGTGAGACTTGCAAGGGAAAACGGCGTGTTCGTATGGCTCGACATGGAATCCCCCAAGTGCGTAAGCGATACGATAAGGGTTTACAAGTCAGCACTCAGGTATGGGAATACGGGCATATGCATACAGTCATACCTGAAAAGGAGCGAATCGGACATCAAGGAGCTTATCAAACGCAAGGCCAAGATAAGGCTTGTGAAAGGTGCATATAAGATAAAGGACGACGGGATATTCGATTCAAGAAAGGCTGCAACACATAACTACATGCTCTTGATGGATATGCTATTCAAGCATTCCAATGAATTCATGATCGCAACACATGACATACGCATCATAGAAAGGGCGATAAAACTGAATAAAAGGTACAAAAGGAAGATGGATTTCGCAATGCTAAACGGGATAAGGAACGGATACGCAAGATACCTTGCAAACCAAGGGCAAAAGGTATACATATACCTTCCATTCGGCAGCGACTGGATAAAATTCGCATACAGGAGAATGATCGAGCAACGGCACGCGTACCTAATATTAATGTCATTATTTGAAAGGTAA
- a CDS encoding DUF998 domain-containing protein, with protein MATKPYDVSSHKDTIALRNKTHVSDLIRKENKSTDSCIEDKSGHVKKFYGMAGMLGPAIGWVSLYVATRNYAGFSWKTQAVSDFFSTRADGVLTAGLFASGILTSASAYGLGKKYSDSNTLRAGAILLGIGGASLAAVSISHGDLSFMHVPAATGYFAATSASLIILGTGFLKDGYKKAIGAVTVSAGLASLAILSTRVYPGIAIKETLSSVLYGSWVFGAGAGMLFSSTRKKEADTA; from the coding sequence ATGGCTACTAAACCATACGATGTATCGAGCCACAAGGATACGATAGCTCTCCGGAACAAAACACATGTTTCAGACTTAATCAGAAAAGAAAATAAGAGTACTGATAGCTGCATCGAAGATAAATCCGGCCACGTAAAAAAATTTTACGGGATGGCGGGCATGTTGGGCCCTGCAATAGGGTGGGTTTCGCTTTACGTAGCAACAAGGAATTATGCCGGCTTCTCATGGAAAACCCAGGCCGTAAGCGATTTTTTCAGCACAAGGGCTGACGGGGTGCTAACCGCAGGCCTGTTTGCTTCCGGGATCCTCACATCAGCATCTGCCTATGGACTTGGCAAGAAATACTCAGATTCCAACACGTTGAGGGCAGGGGCCATACTTTTGGGAATAGGTGGTGCATCTCTTGCTGCCGTTAGCATATCCCATGGCGACTTGTCATTCATGCATGTGCCTGCGGCAACAGGATACTTCGCCGCAACATCCGCATCGCTTATAATCCTCGGCACCGGTTTTTTGAAAGACGGGTACAAGAAAGCCATAGGCGCTGTTACCGTGTCTGCAGGGCTTGCATCGCTGGCAATACTTTCAACAAGAGTATACCCTGGAATAGCCATAAAAGAGACCCTATCTTCGGTTCTTTACGGTTCATGGGTGTTTGGGGCCGGGGCGGGAATGCTCTTTAGCAGTACAAGGAAAAAAGAAGCAGACACTGCCTAG
- a CDS encoding SUF system NifU family Fe-S cluster assembly protein translates to MPIDIYAEEIIAHYEKPHNIGEIQNPSISFHNNNPLCGDDLTMYLMIDGNKVQDVKFKGTGCAISMASASMLTDFAKGKTLKEIEDMNVDTIIDLLGIDPGPARLKCATLSLRTLKEATFLYEHKEVDRETKEL, encoded by the coding sequence ATGCCGATAGACATTTATGCGGAGGAGATAATAGCACATTACGAGAAGCCCCACAACATAGGGGAAATTCAGAACCCCAGCATCAGCTTCCATAACAACAATCCGCTGTGCGGGGACGACCTGACAATGTACTTGATGATAGATGGGAACAAGGTGCAGGATGTGAAGTTCAAAGGCACGGGATGTGCGATAAGCATGGCAAGCGCGAGCATGCTTACTGATTTTGCAAAAGGGAAGACCCTAAAGGAGATAGAGGACATGAACGTGGATACCATAATAGATCTTTTAGGGATAGATCCGGGCCCTGCCAGGCTCAAGTGCGCTACGCTGTCCTTACGAACGCTGAAAGAGGCCACGTTCTTGTATGAGCACAAGGAAGTGGACAGGGAAACAAAGGAGCTTTAG
- a CDS encoding HAD family phosphatase, translated as MIKLIIFDVGGVIDTFDESQYVEYISRKLDIDPKEFKGALIPMLDKMEVGKLNLVQLEEALSRKFGVTKKSLEWDVAFTKLNRLNGNVIKLIAKLSKKYDIAILTNVSRSRHIAKMERYLKNVKYDKMFTSCYLRMAKPDGRIYRFVLKKMNAKPHETIFVDNLKRNTDGARRVGIGVIQFTGYSDLVKGLKKTGIRW; from the coding sequence ATGATCAAGTTAATAATATTCGATGTAGGCGGCGTGATAGATACTTTTGACGAGAGCCAGTATGTGGAATACATATCAAGGAAACTAGATATTGACCCGAAGGAATTCAAGGGTGCATTAATCCCGATGCTCGACAAAATGGAAGTAGGGAAATTAAACCTGGTGCAGCTTGAAGAAGCGCTTTCAAGGAAGTTCGGCGTGACCAAAAAAAGCCTGGAGTGGGATGTGGCTTTCACGAAACTAAACCGGTTGAACGGAAACGTCATAAAATTGATAGCAAAGCTGTCAAAAAAATACGACATCGCAATATTGACCAATGTGAGCAGGAGCAGGCATATTGCAAAGATGGAAAGATACCTGAAAAACGTAAAATACGACAAGATGTTCACATCATGCTACCTGAGAATGGCAAAGCCAGACGGCAGAATATACAGGTTCGTGCTCAAAAAGATGAACGCCAAGCCACACGAAACGATATTTGTAGATAACTTAAAGAGAAATACTGACGGAGCCAGGAGGGTAGGCATAGGCGTAATACAATTCACAGGCTATTCAGATCTTGTAAAAGGGCTGAAAAAAACAGGGATCCGATGGTAA
- a CDS encoding undecaprenyl-diphosphate phosphatase, giving the protein MQNTLIHLLYSVIIGVVQGISEWLPISSKTQVLVASNYLLNLNFQQAYTFGLFMEIGTILAAIIYFRKDIATLARVLLGSKSEEGRRLFKYVLVSTIATGIIGAPLYLVADSITGISLGIPMMIIGLVLIGDALVIRYSKKIQSKGAGTKKFKDLKMKDYILVGIAQGIAALPGVSRSGITTSTMLVMGVEPDEAFRLSFLIGIFAAIAAFGLTLVASRANVTTALASIGIVGLLVAIATATIISVFLIDFLVKVAGKSKIVYVTAALGIIAMASGVIYLVFKV; this is encoded by the coding sequence ATGCAAAACACCCTAATCCATCTGCTGTATTCCGTTATAATAGGGGTAGTGCAGGGCATATCCGAATGGCTTCCGATAAGCAGCAAGACGCAGGTTCTCGTTGCGTCAAACTACCTGCTTAACCTGAACTTCCAGCAGGCGTACACGTTCGGGCTGTTCATGGAAATAGGAACAATCCTTGCGGCCATAATATATTTCAGGAAGGACATAGCCACACTGGCAAGGGTACTGCTGGGATCGAAATCGGAGGAGGGCAGGAGGCTTTTCAAGTATGTCCTGGTAAGTACGATAGCAACTGGAATAATAGGCGCACCGCTTTACCTTGTGGCGGACTCAATAACCGGGATATCCCTGGGAATACCAATGATGATAATAGGCCTTGTCCTAATAGGGGATGCGCTGGTGATAAGGTATTCAAAAAAAATTCAGAGTAAGGGCGCCGGCACTAAGAAATTCAAGGACCTAAAGATGAAAGACTACATACTGGTTGGCATAGCGCAGGGAATCGCTGCGCTACCGGGTGTAAGCAGGTCGGGCATAACAACGAGCACAATGCTGGTGATGGGTGTTGAGCCTGACGAGGCGTTCAGGCTTTCCTTCCTTATAGGTATATTTGCGGCCATAGCTGCATTCGGCCTGACCCTGGTCGCATCAAGGGCGAACGTAACTACTGCATTGGCAAGCATAGGCATAGTCGGACTACTGGTCGCAATTGCTACAGCAACGATCATAAGCGTATTCCTTATAGATTTCCTTGTCAAAGTCGCCGGGAAATCAAAGATAGTATACGTGACTGCGGCATTGGGGATAATAGCAATGGCAAGCGGTGTAATATACCTGGTATTCAAGGTATGA
- a CDS encoding SufD family Fe-S cluster assembly protein: MQDYKSFIREAVEQYGKLPQETSELYKHHYVNIPFDLKAFSGNQQDGDPIKSSVNLWASKLGIRFGLALGSLDSIVNNDLVRVERTESLDSSLINSMFKSEEDKYVAYINSNSERSVFVNVPEGKSASINIMLLNSSKPLNARIFINVGDGAKLNVLEYYGSAASMPTSLGVIHEASIGNGSELELNAVHNEDANTLCLGFCKNRIGERSHFRFNSFYNGSSHTRIRNSVRADGNESKVDVNEAIFGSAKQKFDINTYIINAAKHTHASLESKAALMDESFCIMKGFAKILNGAAKARSYVHERGILLDKGAKVDGLPDMSVDENDVKATHSSATAPVDPESVFYLMSKGIGGEGVRKLLVTGFFAESISRIGNPLMREISMSLINSKLAERNYGSMPSMDTRNIWVGLGGAQDAPESDMFKGHYKYRGTE; the protein is encoded by the coding sequence TTGCAGGATTACAAAAGTTTCATTAGGGAGGCTGTTGAGCAATATGGCAAGCTGCCGCAAGAAACAAGCGAGCTTTACAAGCACCATTACGTGAACATACCATTTGATCTTAAGGCATTCAGTGGCAACCAGCAGGACGGCGATCCCATAAAGAGTTCCGTAAACCTATGGGCGTCAAAGCTGGGGATAAGGTTCGGTCTGGCTTTGGGAAGCCTTGATTCAATAGTAAATAATGACCTTGTCAGAGTGGAGAGGACAGAGAGCCTTGACAGCTCTTTGATCAACAGCATGTTTAAAAGCGAAGAGGACAAATACGTTGCCTACATAAATTCCAATTCGGAAAGATCCGTTTTTGTAAACGTACCGGAAGGTAAATCGGCAAGCATCAACATAATGCTGCTAAATTCTTCCAAACCGCTCAATGCAAGAATATTCATTAATGTAGGGGACGGCGCGAAGCTTAACGTGCTTGAATACTACGGCTCAGCCGCATCCATGCCCACCTCGCTTGGGGTAATTCATGAAGCAAGCATAGGTAATGGCTCTGAGCTAGAGCTGAATGCCGTGCATAACGAGGATGCCAATACCTTATGCCTGGGCTTCTGCAAAAACAGGATAGGTGAGAGGTCCCATTTCAGGTTCAACTCATTTTACAACGGCTCATCGCACACGAGGATCAGGAACTCTGTAAGGGCAGACGGCAATGAAAGCAAGGTGGACGTAAATGAGGCGATATTCGGATCCGCAAAACAGAAGTTCGACATAAACACATACATAATAAATGCTGCCAAGCACACCCATGCGAGCCTCGAATCCAAGGCTGCGCTAATGGACGAGTCTTTCTGCATAATGAAAGGGTTTGCAAAGATACTGAATGGCGCAGCCAAGGCAAGGTCTTACGTTCACGAAAGGGGCATACTGCTCGACAAGGGCGCTAAGGTTGACGGCCTGCCAGATATGTCCGTAGATGAAAATGACGTAAAGGCGACGCATTCTTCAGCCACTGCGCCTGTCGATCCCGAATCCGTTTTTTACCTCATGTCGAAGGGAATTGGAGGGGAAGGGGTCAGGAAATTGCTTGTAACAGGATTCTTTGCGGAGAGCATTTCAAGGATAGGCAATCCCCTAATGAGGGAAATCTCGATGTCTTTGATAAACAGCAAGCTCGCGGAAAGGAATTACGGGAGCATGCCGAGCATGGACACGAGGAACATTTGGGTGGGATTGGGAGGAGCCCAGGATGCCCCGGAATCCGACATGTTTAAAGGGCACTACAAGTATAGGGGAACCGAATAG
- the ilvA gene encoding threonine ammonia-lyase IlvA, which yields MADEISVKSIDDAAARVNGVVSRIPLWFSERLSREYGAKIYLKREDLQEVRSYKIRGAYNLMSSLSPSQRKNGVVCASAGNHAQGVAFSAFHLKIKAVVFMPITTPLQKISRVNAFGGKWVETRLVGQNYDETYKVAKEYCNSVGATFAHPFDDYKIMSGQGTIAKEIYDEIGPKADYIVCPIGGGGLISGVSTYMKAKSKRTRIIGAEPFGSPSMYESIRQGKPITLEKIDTFVDGAAVRSAGKKTFKIVNELVDNIFLAEEGKVCTTMIELYQNEGIVVEPAGALSISVLENMQGKLKGKTIVCILSGGNNDILRYPEVMERSLIHKGLKHYFIIEFAQKPGQLRNFVNSILGPTDDIARFEYIKKTSKETGPALVGIELIKKEDLEPLLARMDKIGITYMQITDNDLLYNYII from the coding sequence ATGGCAGACGAAATAAGCGTTAAAAGCATAGATGATGCAGCGGCGAGGGTAAACGGAGTGGTATCCCGAATTCCATTGTGGTTCTCGGAAAGACTGTCAAGGGAGTATGGTGCCAAAATCTACCTGAAGAGGGAGGACCTTCAAGAAGTAAGATCCTACAAAATAAGGGGCGCATACAACCTAATGAGCTCGTTGTCTCCTTCACAAAGGAAAAACGGGGTTGTATGTGCAAGCGCCGGGAATCATGCACAAGGTGTCGCGTTCAGTGCATTCCATCTTAAGATAAAGGCGGTGGTATTCATGCCGATAACAACGCCTTTGCAGAAGATCAGCAGGGTAAATGCATTCGGCGGAAAATGGGTTGAGACAAGGCTCGTGGGGCAGAATTACGATGAAACGTACAAAGTTGCAAAGGAATACTGCAACAGCGTCGGTGCAACATTTGCGCATCCATTTGACGACTATAAAATAATGTCTGGCCAAGGTACAATAGCCAAGGAGATATATGATGAGATCGGGCCAAAAGCGGATTACATAGTGTGTCCAATAGGTGGCGGCGGGCTCATATCCGGGGTTTCTACATACATGAAAGCCAAGTCAAAGAGGACTAGGATTATAGGCGCAGAGCCTTTCGGTTCCCCGAGCATGTACGAATCTATCAGGCAAGGCAAGCCAATCACGCTGGAAAAAATAGACACGTTTGTAGACGGCGCCGCGGTAAGGAGTGCGGGGAAAAAGACGTTCAAGATAGTAAACGAGCTAGTCGACAATATATTCCTTGCCGAAGAGGGCAAGGTTTGCACGACGATGATCGAATTATACCAGAACGAAGGTATAGTTGTGGAGCCTGCTGGTGCATTATCCATCTCTGTACTGGAAAACATGCAAGGCAAACTAAAAGGCAAGACCATAGTGTGCATACTCAGCGGAGGAAACAACGACATACTCCGCTATCCCGAGGTAATGGAAAGAAGCCTTATCCATAAAGGCCTAAAGCATTATTTCATAATAGAATTTGCCCAAAAGCCGGGGCAGCTAAGGAATTTCGTTAACAGCATACTAGGACCTACCGATGACATAGCAAGATTCGAGTACATAAAGAAAACATCAAAGGAAACCGGCCCAGCCCTTGTAGGGATAGAACTGATAAAAAAGGAGGACTTGGAGCCCTTGCTTGCAAGGATGGACAAGATCGGAATAACGTACATGCAAATTACCGACAACGATCTGCTTTACAACTACATAATATAA